A stretch of the Campylobacter sp. 19-13652 genome encodes the following:
- a CDS encoding 4-(cytidine 5'-diphospho)-2-C-methyl-D-erythritol kinase gives MKAPAKINIFLKITGTRGVYHEILSRFVRFEDLSDELTLVPRVDERLVISDFNDTIIAKAYDIMAKAGYAGELAEIFRDKSVRLTKRIPVGAGLGGGSSDAACFMLLVNEFLGLSADELLRLGLKVGADVPFFLSGQSSANVSGIGEIIEPFDDDLPALLLVSPDVFCSTPEVYAYFRANLLSKIEPKKAKDMVNLKSDELLVEFKNSELNDLRAACLALYSELNKPLYLDKFLSGSGSSLFWLKE, from the coding sequence ATGAAAGCACCAGCAAAGATAAATATTTTCCTTAAAATAACTGGCACTAGAGGCGTTTATCACGAGATTTTAAGCAGATTTGTACGCTTTGAGGATTTAAGTGATGAGCTAACTCTCGTACCTAGAGTCGATGAGCGCCTTGTTATAAGCGATTTTAACGATACAATTATCGCTAAGGCTTATGATATCATGGCAAAGGCTGGCTATGCTGGCGAGCTTGCGGAGATTTTTAGGGATAAAAGCGTAAGGTTAACTAAGCGCATTCCGGTTGGTGCGGGGCTTGGCGGAGGTAGCTCTGATGCGGCTTGCTTTATGCTTTTGGTTAATGAATTTCTTGGACTTAGCGCGGATGAGCTTTTAAGGTTGGGGCTAAAGGTGGGCGCTGATGTGCCGTTTTTTTTAAGCGGACAAAGCTCGGCTAATGTAAGCGGAATAGGGGAGATTATTGAGCCGTTTGATGATGATTTGCCTGCGCTTTTGCTAGTTAGCCCAGATGTTTTTTGCTCCACTCCAGAGGTTTATGCCTATTTTAGGGCAAATTTGTTGAGCAAAATCGAGCCAAAAAAGGCAAAAGATATGGTAAATTTAAAAAGTGACGAGCTTTTAGTTGAGTTTAAAAATAGCGAACTAAACGACCTGCGCGCCGCTTGTCTTGCGCTTTATAGCGAGCTTAATAAGCCACTTTATTTGGATAAATTTTTAAGCGGTAGTGGCAGTAGCTTATTTTGGTTAAAGGAATAA
- the smpB gene encoding SsrA-binding protein SmpB has translation MKELAKNKKAFFDFSIIENYEAGVVLKGSEVKALRAGRANLKDSFVRIIKGEMFLLNAHISHLGTTHSHFRPDERAPRKLLMHRKQIDKLLGAVTQEGLTIVVLSLYLNEKNIIKARIALAKGKNLHDKRETIKRREGEREARAAIKRYI, from the coding sequence TTGAAAGAGCTAGCTAAAAATAAAAAGGCGTTTTTTGATTTTAGTATAATCGAAAACTACGAAGCTGGCGTTGTTTTAAAAGGTAGCGAAGTAAAGGCACTGCGTGCAGGACGAGCAAATTTAAAAGATAGCTTTGTGCGCATTATTAAAGGCGAAATGTTTCTTTTAAATGCCCACATTAGCCATCTTGGCACTACGCATAGCCATTTTCGCCCAGACGAACGCGCCCCGAGGAAGCTTTTAATGCACCGCAAGCAGATTGATAAGCTCCTTGGTGCAGTTACGCAGGAGGGGCTTACAATCGTCGTTCTTAGCCTTTACTTAAATGAGAAAAATATTATAAAGGCTCGTATCGCACTTGCAAAGGGTAAGAATTTGCACGATAAGCGTGAGACGATAAAGCGCCGAGAGGGCGAGCGCGAGGCAAGAGCTGCGATAAAAAGATATATTTAA
- a CDS encoding TlpA disulfide reductase family protein, translated as MKIFKITALAFLALFFIACGESENVAQDEFVPFKTGEKVLLKDVNGRSLELLRVEGGFEIAGEKDKVLMLDVFGTFCPPCQKEAPSLMQYQLDHAKNFTIVGLTHFENVSNEYVVSNFVQKYNAFYFISNETALNDRIAEQIVRDIKYNHEIALPFKVVLKGGKYQTLTDVDSGVYGVKYYLGGINWADMRSDLEKIYTNSK; from the coding sequence ATGAAAATTTTTAAAATTACTGCTTTGGCTTTTTTGGCTCTGTTTTTTATAGCTTGTGGCGAGAGTGAGAATGTAGCGCAAGATGAATTTGTGCCCTTTAAAACAGGTGAAAAGGTGCTTTTAAAAGACGTAAACGGCAGAAGTTTGGAGCTTTTGCGAGTTGAGGGTGGCTTTGAGATAGCTGGAGAAAAAGACAAGGTACTGATGCTTGATGTATTTGGAACATTTTGTCCGCCATGTCAGAAAGAGGCGCCGTCTTTAATGCAGTATCAGCTAGATCATGCTAAAAATTTCACCATCGTTGGGCTTACGCATTTTGAAAACGTGAGCAATGAATATGTAGTTTCAAATTTTGTCCAAAAGTATAATGCGTTTTATTTTATAAGCAACGAAACAGCTCTAAATGACCGCATAGCAGAGCAGATAGTAAGGGATATAAAGTATAATCACGAGATAGCTCTGCCTTTTAAAGTAGTATTAAAAGGCGGCAAATATCAGACACTAACTGACGTAGATAGTGGTGTTTATGGCGTGAAATACTACCTAGGTGGGATAAACTGGGCTGATATGCGCTCGGATTTGGAAAAAATTTATACAAATTCCAAATAA
- the flgB gene encoding flagellar basal body rod protein FlgB has product MAQTSKSRPLVEAAMSAREMRQKMISGNIANIDTPFYKARDIAFEAVLSKKADEIYNKKSEPALELAKTDAAHIDADKFPNSNVPNLFLRDGHMARNDGNTVDLDVETTELSKNYTMLSALDNAYKRDSANFKSVIEASSKI; this is encoded by the coding sequence ATAGCCCAAACTTCAAAATCTCGTCCGCTTGTCGAGGCTGCTATGAGCGCTCGTGAGATGAGGCAAAAGATGATAAGCGGCAATATAGCAAACATAGACACGCCTTTTTATAAGGCGCGCGATATAGCGTTTGAGGCTGTTTTAAGCAAAAAAGCTGATGAAATTTATAATAAAAAAAGTGAGCCTGCCTTAGAGCTTGCAAAGACAGATGCCGCACACATTGATGCTGATAAATTTCCAAATTCAAATGTTCCAAACCTATTTTTAAGGGATGGACACATGGCTAGAAATGATGGCAACACCGTGGATTTAGACGTGGAAACAACCGAGCTTAGTAAAAATTACACTATGTTAAGTGCGCTGGATAACGCGTATAAAAGAGATAGTGCAAATTTTAAAAGTGTCATAGAAGCTAGCTCAAAAATTTAA
- the flgC gene encoding flagellar basal body rod protein FlgC → MYLSDFDISGYGLSAQRFRLNVISSNIANANTTRTAEGGPYRRREVVFKAVEFDKELNKNAKESNGLLEYENPLDDPASPRDAFPPMMSVVVDKVVRDDKDFILKYDPSHPDANAEGYVAYPNINPVVEMADLIEATRAYQANVAAFQSAKSIAQSAISLIGGQ, encoded by the coding sequence ATGTATTTAAGCGATTTTGATATAAGTGGATATGGATTATCGGCTCAGAGATTTAGGCTAAATGTAATAAGCTCAAACATAGCAAACGCAAATACCACGCGCACGGCTGAGGGTGGACCATATCGTCGTCGTGAGGTTGTTTTTAAGGCGGTGGAATTTGATAAGGAGCTTAATAAAAACGCAAAAGAGAGCAATGGGCTATTAGAGTATGAAAATCCACTTGATGATCCAGCCAGTCCGCGCGACGCATTTCCTCCTATGATGAGTGTTGTTGTGGATAAAGTGGTGCGTGATGATAAGGATTTTATCCTAAAATACGACCCATCTCACCCAGACGCAAATGCCGAGGGCTACGTGGCATATCCAAATATAAACCCGGTCGTTGAAATGGCTGATTTAATAGAGGCTACTCGTGCGTATCAGGCAAATGTGGCGGCATTTCAAAGCGCAAAAAGCATAGCGCAAAGT